In a genomic window of Alcanivorax sp.:
- a CDS encoding DUF2796 domain-containing protein yields the protein MKKFVLLESLAGLLLLAGNPAVAAEVHQHGLAEAAVVVEGQSLTVSFRAPLMDILGTEQPPVDAAARVRYEDRLKQVSEPQPSGPADCTLSHETRTGVAALFPDSPQHDHDHSHHADVEAEWTFQCQSPDKLTDVTLPFLATFSGLTTEVILLLPDGQGALRLAPGDTRIPLE from the coding sequence ATGAAGAAATTCGTACTGCTTGAGAGCCTGGCCGGGTTATTGCTGTTGGCGGGCAATCCGGCTGTCGCCGCCGAGGTGCATCAACACGGCCTGGCCGAGGCGGCGGTGGTGGTGGAAGGGCAAAGCCTCACCGTCAGTTTCCGCGCGCCGCTGATGGATATTCTCGGCACCGAACAGCCGCCAGTGGATGCCGCCGCCCGGGTCCGTTACGAGGATCGTCTGAAACAGGTAAGCGAACCGCAGCCGTCCGGCCCTGCCGACTGCACTCTCAGCCATGAAACCCGCACCGGAGTAGCAGCGCTGTTTCCGGATAGCCCTCAGCACGACCATGATCATAGCCATCATGCGGACGTGGAAGCGGAATGGACCTTCCAGTGTCAGTCCCCGGACAAGCTCACCGATGTCACGCTGCCGTTTCTGGCTACCTTTTCCGGCCTGACCACCGAGGTGATCCTGTTATTGCCGGACGGGCAGGGCGCACTGCGCCTGGCGCCCGGCGACACCCGTATTCCCCTGGAGTAA
- a CDS encoding ABC transporter ATP-binding protein, whose protein sequence is MVLELDNLRYQHPGQARPFIHIDHFALQAGERVLLHGPSGCGKSTLLSLVTGIRPARDGNIRVSGKPFSSLSQRRRDAFRADHIGVIFQAFNLLPYLNAVDNVCLSAGFSRRRCEREGASSNKQRRIAAQELLTRLGLDAAPSALPAWQLSFGQQQRVAAARALFGKPDLIIADEPTSALDADSRDTLLALLCEQCEQAGSALLMVSHDSQVADRSWASSVCVIRCVPTSPAPCPASI, encoded by the coding sequence GTGGTTCTTGAACTGGATAACCTGCGTTATCAGCACCCGGGACAAGCCCGGCCCTTTATTCATATCGACCACTTTGCCCTGCAGGCCGGTGAGCGGGTGCTGCTCCATGGCCCCAGCGGCTGCGGCAAAAGTACCCTGTTGTCGCTGGTAACCGGGATTCGCCCGGCCCGCGACGGTAATATCCGGGTGTCCGGCAAACCGTTTTCCTCCCTGTCGCAACGACGCCGGGACGCTTTTCGGGCGGACCATATCGGTGTCATCTTCCAGGCCTTCAATCTGCTGCCGTATCTGAATGCGGTGGATAACGTCTGCCTGAGTGCCGGCTTTTCCCGGCGACGCTGCGAGCGCGAAGGGGCCAGCAGCAACAAGCAGCGCAGGATCGCCGCCCAAGAGCTGCTCACCCGCCTAGGGCTGGATGCGGCCCCCTCGGCCCTGCCGGCCTGGCAGTTGTCGTTCGGGCAGCAGCAGCGGGTGGCCGCCGCCCGCGCCCTGTTCGGCAAGCCGGATCTGATCATCGCCGATGAGCCTACCTCCGCCCTGGATGCCGATAGCCGCGATACCCTGCTGGCGTTGCTCTGCGAGCAATGCGAACAGGCCGGCAGCGCCTTGCTGATGGTCAGCCACGACAGCCAGGTGGCGGACCGATCGTGGGCATCGAGCGTCTGCGTCATCAGGTGCGTGCCAACTTCGCCAGCACCGTGTCCGGCATCGATTTGA
- a CDS encoding ABC transporter permease translates to MGIERLRHQVRANFASTVSGIDLIVSARGGPMNILLYSVFRLSDPTAGIRWQTVEHLAEHPDVKWWIPIALGDSHRGFPVVATNNSYLAHYRYGRDQALSLARGEWFAGADQVVLGSAVAQRLGYRLGDDMVLAHGASGPAIIEHDNHPFTVVGILAPTGTPVDQSVHISLAGMAAIHSGGQFRSGLPPRPGQQSDTPGSVNAVMLGLERRTAVLSLQRELSRYKAEPLSAIIPGVQLQRLWRMTAVGENALRATSMAVLLVALLVLVSTILAALEGRRHELAVLRAAGAGRLAVRCINTAWPRRRWWWKGKASPSVSARR, encoded by the coding sequence GTGGGCATCGAGCGTCTGCGTCATCAGGTGCGTGCCAACTTCGCCAGCACCGTGTCCGGCATCGATTTGATCGTCAGCGCCCGTGGCGGCCCCATGAATATCCTGCTGTACAGCGTGTTCCGGCTCAGTGACCCCACCGCCGGTATTCGCTGGCAAACCGTAGAGCATCTGGCTGAACATCCGGATGTGAAATGGTGGATTCCCATCGCCTTGGGCGATTCCCATCGTGGTTTTCCGGTGGTGGCCACCAACAACAGTTATCTGGCTCACTACCGTTACGGGCGCGATCAGGCCCTGTCCCTGGCCCGCGGAGAATGGTTTGCCGGGGCGGATCAGGTGGTGCTGGGCAGCGCGGTGGCGCAGCGTCTCGGTTATCGGCTCGGTGACGATATGGTGCTGGCCCATGGTGCCAGTGGCCCGGCCATTATCGAGCACGACAATCATCCCTTTACCGTGGTGGGCATACTGGCGCCTACCGGCACCCCGGTGGATCAGAGCGTGCATATCTCCCTGGCCGGCATGGCCGCCATCCACAGCGGTGGCCAATTTCGTTCCGGGTTGCCGCCCCGACCCGGGCAGCAGTCGGACACCCCGGGTTCCGTGAATGCGGTGATGCTCGGCCTGGAGCGCCGCACCGCCGTGCTCAGCCTGCAGCGGGAACTGTCCCGTTATAAGGCAGAGCCACTCAGCGCCATTATTCCCGGTGTCCAACTGCAGCGGCTGTGGCGGATGACGGCGGTGGGGGAAAACGCCCTGCGGGCCACCTCCATGGCCGTGTTGCTGGTGGCCCTGCTGGTGCTGGTGTCCACTATCCTTGCGGCTCTGGAAGGGCGCCGCCACGAACTGGCGGTGCTGCGCGCCGCCGGTGCTGGGCGGCTTGCCGTCAGGTGCATCAACACGGCCTGGCCGAGGCGGCGGTGGTGGTGGAAGGGCAAAGCCTCACCGTCAGTTTCCGCGCG
- a CDS encoding MerC domain-containing protein produces MSRLRLDQAAIALSGLCMIHCVASVAGLFAIGLLSVVGGVDELFHQALLALIVPVSVLAMVVGYRRHRRRRVLLPGLVALAVLCLLTIFEAALHDTLWEPLLTSLVGICLVATHVANIRACKECESHHEEIRTA; encoded by the coding sequence ATGTCACGTTTACGTCTGGACCAGGCGGCCATCGCCCTGTCCGGTTTGTGTATGATTCATTGTGTGGCCAGCGTCGCCGGGCTGTTTGCCATTGGCTTGCTGTCGGTGGTTGGTGGTGTGGATGAGCTGTTCCATCAGGCACTGCTGGCGCTCATTGTGCCGGTCAGTGTGCTCGCCATGGTGGTTGGCTATCGCCGGCATCGTCGGCGTCGGGTGTTGTTGCCTGGCCTGGTGGCGCTGGCCGTACTGTGCCTGCTGACTATCTTCGAAGCGGCACTGCACGACACCCTGTGGGAACCGCTGCTCACCAGCCTGGTCGGAATCTGTCTGGTTGCCACCCATGTGGCTAACATCCGGGCCTGCAAGGAATGTGAGAGTCACCATGAAGAAATTCGTACTGCTTGA